From Mauremys mutica isolate MM-2020 ecotype Southern chromosome 15, ASM2049712v1, whole genome shotgun sequence, one genomic window encodes:
- the CCDC115 gene encoding coiled-coil domain-containing protein 115: protein MAELALSRELDERLLHLLGALETLQGKRDEFNRRVEQGWFSLSKSRFAMGCKSVSALQYGARMEPLVRVCASQGESGQVAFQVIPEWDPSTEAAEGSPAVEEIGPQDQVLRQRKGPGKTAAPGPPPGAAPEPDSQSGASSRDPLTWFGILVPQSLRQAQSSFKEGILLAGEIASLQSDIEATRAQYRALLERKRQLLAREG, encoded by the exons ATGGCCGAGCTGGCGCTGAGCCGGGAGCTGGACGAGCGGCTGCTCCACCTGCTGGGGGCGCTGGAGACGCTGCAGGGCAAGAGGGACGAATTCAACCGCCGCGTGGagcag GGCTGGTTCTCGCTCTCTAAGTCCCGCTTTGCCATGGGCTGCAAGTCGGTCTCTGCCCTGCAGTACGGGGCCCGCATGGAGCCGCTGGTCCGGGTGTGCGCCAG CCAGGGGGAGAGTGGGCAGGTCGCCTTCCAGGTGATCCCAGAATGGGACCCGTCCACAGAGGCTGCTGAGGGGTCACCGGCCGTGGAGGAAATCGGACCCCAAGACCAAG TCTTGCGGCAGCGAAAGGGCCCAGGGAAAACAGCGGCTCctggcccccccccgggggcagcCCCCGAACCCGATTCCCAGAGCGGGGCCTCGTCCCGGGACCCACTGACCTGGTTCGGGATCCTGGTGCCCCAGAGCCTCCGGCAGGCTCAGAGCAGCTTCAAAGAGG GGATTCTCCTGGCCGGGGAGATCGCCAGCCTACAGAGCGACATCGAGGCCACGCGGGCGCAGTATCGGGCGCTGCTGGAGAGAAAGCGCCAGCTGCTGGCCAGAGAGGGgtag
- the LOC123349881 gene encoding transforming protein RhoA-like: protein MAAIRKKLVIVGDGACGKTCLLIVFSKDQFPEVYVPTVFENYVADIEVDSKQVELALWDTAGQEDYDRLRPLSYPDTDVILMCFSIDSPDSLENIPEKWTPEVKHFCPNVPIILVGNKKDLRNDEHTRRELAKMKQEPVKPEEGRDMAGRISAFGYLECSAKTKDGVREVFEMATRAALQAKRGQKKPHCQLL from the exons ATGGCTGCCATACGGAAGAAACTGGTCATCGTGGGAGATGGCGCCTGTGGCAAGACCTGCCTCCTCATCGTCTTCAGCAAGGATCAGTTCCCGGAGGTCTACGTCCCCACGGTCTTCGAGAACTACGTGGCTGACATCGAAGTGGACAGCAAACAG GTGGAGCTTGCGCTGTGGGACACAGCTGGCCAGGAGGACTACGACCGCCTGAGACCCCTGTCCTACCCTGACACAGACGTCATCCTCATGTGCTTCTCCATCGACAGCCCTGACAGCTTGG AAAACATCCCGGAGAAATGGACCCCGGAGGTGAAGCATTTCTGTCCCAACGTGCCCATCATCCTGGTGGGCAACAAGAAGGATCTGCGCAACGACGAGCACACGCGCCGGGAGCTGGCCAAGATGAAGCAG GAGCCGGTGAAGCCGGAGGAGGGCCGGGACATGGCCGGCCGGATCAGCGCCTTCGGGTACCTGGAGTGCTCGGCCAAGACGAAGGACGGGGTGCGTGAGGTGTTTGAGATGGCCACGCGGGCCGCCCTGCAGGCCAAGCGTGGGCAGAAGAAGCCCCACTGCCAGCTGCtgtaa